The Geotalea uraniireducens Rf4 genome window below encodes:
- a CDS encoding thioredoxin family protein has product MRKLIVAALLLAAATSHAELPSATDTTVRQAFASGKPVVIDLGARTCIPCKKMAPILESLSGEYRGRAHVLFIDVHEDRAAARKFRVQMIPTQIFFNAQGKEVRRHIGFMDKADIVKELKAAGMK; this is encoded by the coding sequence ATGAGGAAATTGATTGTTGCCGCCCTGCTGCTGGCAGCCGCAACCTCCCATGCCGAACTCCCCTCAGCGACTGACACCACTGTCCGGCAGGCGTTCGCGTCCGGCAAGCCGGTTGTCATCGATCTCGGCGCCCGCACCTGCATCCCCTGCAAGAAAATGGCGCCGATCCTGGAATCGTTGTCAGGAGAGTATCGCGGCAGGGCACATGTGCTTTTCATTGACGTTCACGAAGACCGGGCCGCGGCCCGGAAATTCCGTGTCCAGATGATCCCGACCCAGATATTCTTCAACGCCCAGGGAAAAGAGGTCAGGCGCCACATCGGTTTCATGGATAAGGCGGATATCGTTAAGGAACTGAAAGCGGCAGGAATGAAATGA
- a CDS encoding rhodanese-like domain-containing protein translates to MKRFVMIVFMTLMTLQLYPTTIFAVASEFETFLGRFDYEVRDDMKIDSKGLVPLLTTGKAILVDVRFKEEVAAWHTGFALNIPLNELPRRIGELPKDKIIVAACPHKDRSAIAMAYLRSKGYDAKYLTDGLIGLAELLRGERAKDFMEDMNKAKTK, encoded by the coding sequence TTGAAACGCTTTGTGATGATTGTTTTTATGACGCTGATGACTCTGCAACTTTATCCCACAACCATCTTTGCAGTTGCATCGGAATTCGAGACATTTCTCGGTCGTTTCGACTACGAAGTGCGTGATGACATGAAGATCGACAGCAAGGGGCTTGTCCCCCTGCTCACCACCGGCAAGGCGATACTGGTAGACGTGCGGTTCAAGGAAGAGGTAGCCGCCTGGCACACCGGTTTTGCCCTGAACATTCCGCTGAATGAGCTCCCTCGACGAATCGGGGAACTGCCCAAGGACAAGATCATCGTTGCTGCCTGTCCCCACAAGGACCGTTCCGCGATTGCCATGGCCTATCTGCGGAGCAAAGGCTATGACGCCAAATATCTCACGGATGGCCTGATCGGCCTGGCGGAACTGTTGCGGGGTGAACGGGCCAAGGACTTTATGGAAGATATGAACAAGGCAAAAACAAAATAA
- a CDS encoding thioredoxin family protein, which translates to MKIEVLGTGCAKCKRFYENTKIALEENGKSAEVVKVEDIPSIMKYGVMCTPALVIDGQVKFSGKVASVGEIKGMLS; encoded by the coding sequence ATGAAGATCGAAGTATTGGGAACCGGATGCGCCAAGTGCAAGAGGTTTTACGAAAACACGAAAATAGCCCTGGAAGAAAACGGCAAGAGCGCCGAGGTGGTCAAGGTGGAGGACATCCCTTCGATCATGAAATATGGCGTGATGTGTACCCCTGCGTTGGTGATCGACGGACAGGTGAAATTTTCCGGCAAGGTGGCATCGGTCGGGGAGATCAAGGGGATGCTGTCATGA